From Schizosaccharomyces pombe strain 972h- genome assembly, chromosome: II, the proteins below share one genomic window:
- the prp38 gene encoding U4/U5/U6 small nuclear ribonucleoprotein complex subunit PRP38 → MADFLARDYRSQGEAAHEMLPTFLIGKILRERIVDSIYWKEQCFGLNACSLVDRAVRLEYIGGQYGNQRPTEFICLLYKLLQIAPEKEIIQQYLSIPEFKYLRALAAFYVRLTWDDVEVHQTLEPLLRDYRKLRIRTNSEIRLTYLDEVVDDLLNAEVVCDISLPPLRSRLQLEDLDLLEPLSSSSDEEDDDEEQISKLESNEGAVDRNI, encoded by the exons ATGGCTGATTTTCTTGCTAGAGATTATCGCTCTCAAGGTGAGGCGGCGCATGAAATGCTGCCGACTTTCCTTATAGGAAAAATCTTGAGAGAACGCATAGTAGATTCTATTTACTGGAAAGAACAATGTTTTGGATTGAATG CTTGTTCATTGGTGGATCGTGCAGTACGGCTTGAATATATAGGTGGTCAGTATGGAAATCAACGGCCCACCGAGTTTATCTGTTTGTTATACAAGCTTTTACAAATTGCAcctgaaaaagaaataattcaaCAGTACCTATCTATTCCTGAATTCAAGTATTTACGTGCCCTGGCTGCATTTTACGTTCGGCTTACATGGGATGATGTGGAAGTGCATCAAACGTTGGAACCGCTGTTAAGAGATTATCGGAAATTAAGAATTCGTACTAATTCTGAGATCCGATTAACATATCTGGATGAGGTTGTTGATGATTTGCTAAATGCCGAAGTAGTTTGCGATATTTCCCTGCCCCCATTGCGAAGTCGACTCCAACTTGAAGATTTGGACTTGCTTGAACCactttcatcttcttcagacgaagaagatgatgatgaagaacAAATTAGTAAATTGGAGAGCAATGAAGGTGCTGTAGATCGGAATATTTAA
- the sre1 gene encoding transcription factor Sre1 — protein MQSSIPSVSVSVASPAMETPTKASPDSKSPNSVGAIPSSSPLASSTKASTSTPFVENCSNLLCDLASIVEDSPPTLTNTSLSPHSFSLSDMESSMSNWLNPFAFDNTMNSAPPLFTSTNMGSPNSLENSTNPLLSNCGSPNSFQNETFTGPSLNEFDADDKIQRQMKILHSVDTIDPSTVQNYPSADMSNPEVKLKTEEIITPMDTTCKPEPSAKKIKLSPSSEDSCSIPETLPFSAPKSRGSLSPSETPDFVAGPGGKPKKTAHNMIEKRYRTNLNDRICELRDAVPSLRAAAALRCGNSLDDEDLGGLTPARKLNKGTILAKATEYIRHLEAKNKELQKTNKQLSDRLAFYEDPSMAPPSNDTRAVNSVNVVSSSDYSVHQSSRPNLTQRAFTSPTLNTMGRTALNGMVGLGLFNYFGNDSSQSVYGLFALPPFLMSPFTGTVLFNMLKIGVVLLGLFYLLHDNSLFKGFKGEKKSKVSTRSSMSPSSILFRKTVFEKYCLLDHSTSTISLFFGLLIFTLKSAYGYLTHRLSALYTSSENWVYSEQQLAEVRNMEKLLDAQLMGGDAKVDRLRLLMVFASSFSLPPSSHTCALQAMYCQLIFSNTSVPSAIVSKCVAFFWNAAKKQHSKSSVHAELRELPECTANLIENSHADDVFSPNMVERLWVLAKCTRDSAQMSDSIISSLSDVLVLSPLEVLASWYAADLLDALLMESLSRKVEISEIEEIISLCPKNSSIIRHALLAKLVLFPENTADSLNEVLAAYKNTLDLCSQDKRKQSSVLKINLSKLFTLHSCLSLALQRLGYGDVSKRMYQEIFVPDSDADITPLSFIISWTALNTFAPICTSPKENDVVEKMAMYVRTAIGTLKIQDLKLSRKLINSCIDIGSRLQEDLGYVSSA, from the coding sequence atgCAAAGCTCAATTCCGTCAGTTTCCGTGTCGGTCGCTTCTCCTGCAATGGAAACTCCAACAAAAGCTTCGCCTGACAGCAAATCACCCAATTCAGTGGGTGCGATTCCTTCTTCATCCCCTTTGGCTTCATCGACAAAGGCTTCAACTTCTACTCCCTTTGTGGAGAATTGTTCCAATCTGTTGTGTGATTTGGCTAGCATTGTCGAGGACTCACCTCCAACCTTGACCAACACCTCGTTGTCTCCCCATTCGTTTTCCCTTTCTGATATGGAGTCATCAATGAGCAATTGGCTTAACCCTTTTGCGTTCGACAATACGATGAACTCGGCGCCTCCTCTGTTTACTTCGACCAACATGGGCTCCCCTAACTCGTTAGAAAACTCTACAAATCCTCTTCTCTCTAATTGCGGCTCTCCAAATTCATTTCAGAATGAGACCTTTACCGGCCCATCATTGAATGAGTTCGATGCCGATGATAAAATTCAGCGCCAAATGAAAATCCTTCACTCTGTTGATACAATCGATCCATCGACTGTTCAAAATTATCCTTCAGCTGATATGTCAAATCCAGAAGTCAAATTGAAAACCGAAGAAATTATTACACCCATGGACACCACTTGCAAGCCTGAACCTTCTGCcaagaaaataaagttGTCTCCTTCCTCGGAAGATTCTTGCTCAATTCCTGAAACATTACCTTTTTCGGCCCCCAAGTCTAGAGGCTCATTATCTCCTTCTGAAACCCCAGATTTTGTAGCCGGTCCTGGAGGAAAACCAAAGAAGACAGCTCATAACATGATTGAGAAGAGATACAGAACCAACTTGAACGACCGAATTTGTGAATTGCGTGATGCAGTTCCTTCACTTCGTGCTGCTGCTGCACTTCGTTGTGGTAATTCTCTGGACGATGAGGATTTGGGGGGTTTGACACCCGCTCGTAAGCTTAACAAGGGTACAATATTGGCAAaagcaactgagtatatCAGACATTTGGAGGCCAAGAATAAGGAACTACAGAAGACTAACAAGCAGCTTTCAGATAGGCTGGCTTTCTACGAAGATCCTTCGATGGCTCCTCCTTCTAACGATACTCGAGCCGTTAACTCTGTTAATGTTGTTTCCTCATCTGACTATTCTGTTCACCAATCTTCTCGACCAAACCTAACCCAAAGAGCTTTTACTTCCCCAACCCTAAATACCATGGGCCGCACAGCACTAAATGGCATGGTTGGACTTGGTctattcaattattttggAAACGATTCTTCTCAATCTGTTTATGGTTTATTCGCTCTTCCACCTTTTCTTATGTCTCCATTCACAGGTACTGTTCTCTTTAACATGCTGAAAATTGGTGTTGTTTTACTCGGTTTATTCTATCTTTTGCACGATAACTCTCTTTTCAAAGGCTTCAAGGGTGAAAAGAAATCTAAAGTTAGTACCAGATCTTCCATGTCACCATCCTCAATCTTATTCCGAAAAACCGTATTCGAAAAGTATTGTTTATTGGACCATTCTACTTCGACTATTTCTctattttttggattacTGATCTTCACTCTTAAATCTGCTTATGGCTATTTGACTCATCGTTTGAGTGCTCTTTATACCTCCTCTGAGAATTGGGTTTATAGTGAGCAACAACTTGCTGAAGTTCGCAACATGGAAAAGCTTTTGGATGCCCAATTAATGGGTGGTGATGCTAAAGTTGACCGTTTGAGGCTCTTAATGGTATTTGCCAGTTCATTTTCTCTTCCTCCTTCAAGTCATACTTGTGCTTTACAAGCAATGTATTGCCaactaattttttccaaCACCTCTGTCCCATCCGCTATCGTTTCGAAGTGCGTTGCTTTCTTCTGGAATGCTGCAAAGAAACAACATAGCAAAAGTTCTGTACACGCGGAGTTACGTGAGCTTCCTGAGTGTACTGCTAACCTAATTGAAAACTCCCACGCTGACGACGTTTTCTCTCCGAATATGGTTGAGCGATTGTGGGTTCTAGCAAAGTGCACCCGTGACTCTGCTCAAATGTCAGATAGTATTATTAGCTCCTTATCTGATGTTTTGGTTTTATCTCCTCTAGAGGTGCTTGCCTCATGGTATGCCGCTGATTTGTTGGATGCCCTTTTGATGGAAAGTTTGAGCCGTAAAGTTGAGATATCCGAGATTGAGGAAATTATTTCCCTTTGTCCTAAGAACTCCTCTATTATTCGTCATGCTTTACTAGCTAAATTGGTTTTGTTCCCCGAGAATACAGCTGATTCTTTGAATGAAGTCCTTGCAGCATACAAGAACACTTTGGATTTATGCAGCCAAGATAAACGCAAGCAGTCAAGCGTGTTAAAGATCAACTTATCCAAGCTATTCACACTCCACTCATGCCTATCATTAGCACTCCAACGCCTTGGATACGGGGATGTTTCTAAACGTATGTATCAGGAAATCTTTGTACCTGATAGTGATGCAGACATTACAcctttatcttttattatttcctGGACCGCTTTGAACACTTTTGCTCCTATTTGCACATCTCCAAAGGAAAACGATGTCGTTGAAAAGATGGCCATGTACGTGCGGACGGCCATCGGaactttgaaaattcaagatttgaaattatCTCGTAAGTTAATCAACTCTTGCATAGATATTGGATCTCGCTTACAAGAAGATTTGGGTTATGTTTCATCAGCTTAA
- a CDS encoding BAR adaptor protein  (BAR adaptor protein, human endophilin A1-like ortholog): MNKHFAKLSQWTGEKFGFDRQKTTLSDDFCSLKGETDAWLVGMDKIHRSCTRWVRNMDKRKGLLDEKDKQLPVTHVGSSFVELGQALSHSSSNSHTYIMYGKSMVEIGHLQEEFMDYLNNSFLANLENSLAEFKALDVKEKKMENRRLVFDALSTKIQKAKKEESKLEEDLRNARAKYEESLEEFEDRMVQLKELEPDRVENVVRLLQMQIRFHQKSLDLLKGLEMNGFSKKRDNVNIPKRTYSARSIPSNISSTNVATTPSNTIFEMDDTLKADSSSNEYHSPTNTLPSYHTEADLDNSSIASSNRTQHTEDNYNKDVSDAQNSLGQSAVDLTTPSSPPIPRHTKPKLSTTQSTPVKPASLQSEEDIQLSFKQPELSASSAELDEKLKSQCNVSPSPSNISDAPPSKLNRSYSSPLASISSRKVVRMKYSFEPETENELKLKKGDLLLVLKEIDEGWWVGEKLGEDGVFTGNTGMFPSNYCVPAHPWDKTFRAFLKKGFK, from the exons ATGAACAAACATTTTGCAAAGCTTTCACAATGGACCGgtgaaaaatttggttttgATCGTCAGAAGACTACATTATCTGATGATTTTTGTTCCTTGAAAGGTGAAACGGATGCCTGGCTTGTGGGAATGGATAAAATTCATAGAAGTTGCACAAGATGGGTACGGAATATGGATAAACGAAAGGGCCTGCTCGACGAGAAAGATAAGCAATTACCTGTTACTCACGTTGGATCGTCTTTTGTAGAGTTAGGGCAAGCATTATCGCATTCTTCAAGCAATTCGCACACTTATATCATGTACGGAAAAAGCATGGTTGAAATAGGGCACCTACAGGAGGAGTTTATGGATTATTTgaacaattcttttttggcAAATCTagaaaattctttagcCGAGTTTAAGGCTTTAGATGTGAAGGAAAAGAAGATGGAAAATCGACGACTTGTCTTTGACGCGCTTTCTACAAAAATACAGAAGgccaaaaaagaagagtcAAAGCTTGAAGAAGATTTACGGAATGCTCGCGCAAAATACGAGGAGTCTCTGGAAGAGTTTGAAGACAGAATGGttcaattgaaagaattagAG CCTGATCGTGTCGAAAACGTTGTACGACTCCTACAGATGCAAATACgatttcatcaaaaaagtCTCGATTTGTTAAAGGGACTTGAGATGAACGGATTTTCCAAGAAGAGGGATAACGTTAATATTCCAAAGCGTACTTATTCCGCAAGATCTATTCCATCGaatatttcttcaacaaaTGTTGCAACAACGCCCTCGAATaccatttttgaaatggaTGATACTTTAAAGGCCGATAGTTCTTCAAATGAATATCATTCTCCCACCAATACACTCCCTTCTTACCATACAGAAGCTGACCTGGACAATTCTTCCAtagcttcttcaaataGAACACAGCATACTGAAGATAATTATAACAAGGATGTTTCGGATGCTCAAAATTCATTGGGGCAGTCTGCTGTAGATTTAACAACTCCCTCATCACCTCCAATCCCCCGTCATACCAAACCCAAACTGTCTACGACTCAAAGTACCCCAGTCAAACCGGCATCGTTACAAAGTGAGGAGGATATCCAGTTAAGTTTTAAACAACCGGAATTATCTGCTTCGTCGGCAGAATTGGATGAAAAGTTGAAGTCTCAGTGTAATGTATCCCCTTCACCTTCCAACATTTCTGATGCTCCCCCGAGCAAGCTTAATCGTAGTTATTCATCTCCACTTGCTTCCATTTCATCCAGAAAGGTAGTACGAATGAAATATTCATTTGAGCCAGAAACAGAAAATGAgttaaaactaaaaaaggGAGATCTTCTTTtagttttaaaagaaattgatgaagGTTGGTGGGTTGGGGAGAAACTGGGTGAAGATGGGGTTTTTACTGGAAATACCGGAATGTTTCCTTCAAATTATTGTGTTCCAGCCCATCCATGGGACAAAACATTTCGGgcatttttgaaaaagggCTTTAAGTAG
- the mdm34 gene encoding protein Mdm34, translated as MSFRVKGWSDQFSESFYERATTLLTAALNKGTKHSMIADHITVKELDLGPQPPQLEILEVGDLAPDRFQGLFNLHYSGDASLVLQTKIRANPLSVQKSNVPSFSSRNTMLASRAPLTVPMFLRLSDLKLNGIVVLVFSKQKGITVVFRNDPLESVRVSSSFDSIPAIARFLQREIEVQLVSLFQEELPSIIYKMSRIWFAKSDSNLSFQKIPFTSPNQSHTSLANYNPDLLDGPPDYHESTKVDTHLPIKMGPLDVQTHPNIRSIASLALSRKALLPISSPSIPMSIYRSTPPDTIIQQLTTQSDDISAVSSPATQYSASDYLGSNDTTARPSIFGRSHGTSQFRRRERVKKRHVIKIHEASNKSASSSETFVGSKNVDLTESAFDSIPDTPTKIITNINKLKRNYTITNNWLENLQQKIPSEVDNGKVSGLQYSAFKLLMLQRLMAAKGSF; from the coding sequence ATGTCGTTTCGTGTAAAGGGATGGAGTGATCAGTTCTCTGAGTCATTCTATGAGCGAGCAACCACTTTGCTTACGGCTGCTTTAAACAAAGGCACTAAACACTCGATGATTGCAGACCACATCACTGTAAAAGAGTTGGATTTGGGTCCCCAACCTCCTCAACTGGAAATTTTAGAGGTTGGCGACTTAGCGCCAGACCGCTTTCAGGGCCTCTTTAATCTCCATTATTCGGGTGATGCTTCTTTGGTCttgcaaacaaaaattcgTGCCAATCCATTATCGGTGcaaaaaagtaatgttCCCAGTTTTAGTTCTCGTAATACAATGTTAGCATCTCGTGCACCGCTTACTGTGCCTATGTTTTTACGACTTTCCGACTTAAAGCTTAACGGAATAGTTGTTTTGGTGTTTTCAAAGCAGAAAGGTATCACTGTGGTATTTCGAAACGATCCTTTAGAATCCGTGCGTGTATCTTCCTCCTTTGATTCTATTCCTGCTATTGCTCGCTTTTTACAAAGAGAAATCGAGGTGCAACTGGTCTCCCTGTTTCAGGAAGAACTTCCTTCCATCATATACAAAATGTCAAGAATTTGGTTTGCCAAGTCCGACTCTAATctatcttttcaaaaaattcctttcaCTTCTCCTAACCAATCTCATACTTCTCTGGCTAATTATAACCCAGATTTGCTAGATGGTCCTCCCGACTATCATGAATCTACGAAAGTCGACACTCATCTCCCAATTAAAATGGGCCCATTGGATGTCCAAACGCATCCTAACATTCGATCTATTGCTTCTTTAGCCTTATCCAGAAAAGCACTACTTCCTATTTCTTCTCCTTCAATACCTATGTCCATATACCGGTCAACTCCTCCCGATACGATTATACAGCAATTGACTACTCAATCTGATGATATTTCTGCTGTATCTTCCCCTGCAACCCAATATTCCGCATCAGACTATCTTGGTTCAAATGACACCACGGCTAGGCCATCCATTTTTGGTCGTAGTCATGGTACCTCACAATTCCGCCGCCGAGAACGTGTCAAGAAAAGACAtgtaattaaaattcatGAAGCATCAAACAAGTCTGCTTCCTCTTCCGAAACTTTTGTTGGTTCTAAAAACGTTGACCTTACTGAATCTGCGTTTGATTCCATACCTGATACTCCTACAAAGATTATTACCAACATTAATAAACTTAAAAGGAATTATACCATCACTAACAACTGGTTGGAAAACCTGCAGCAAAAGATTCCGTCCGAGGTTGATAACGGAAAAGTATCTGGCCTTCAGTACAGTGCCTTTAAGTTGCTAATGTTGCAACGTCTCATGGCTGCCAAAGGTTCTTTTTAA
- the mrpl51 gene encoding mitochondrial 54S ribosomal protein mL43, with protein MMIEIIPKISIPKNGLGSFTRPCRRIEFSYCNWGGSSKGMKEFLSTKLESLAKESQDVEFHVTNRQGKHPLIRAYYNTGREKVICTRKMSASSIFQKAILCRDSDGLKPRLIKYPVESTNPSVRGIWSPFSDQAKPHEIYKKKSP; from the exons ATGATGATTGAAATCATTCctaaaatttcaattccCAAAAATGGACTAGGTTCATTTACCCGCCCA tgCCGTCGAATTGAGTTTTCGTATTGTAATTGGGGTGGAAGCTCAAAAGGCatgaaagaatttttatcCACAAAGCTTGAGTCTTTGGCCAAAGAATCTCAAGATGTGGAATTTCATGTTACAAACCGCCAAGGCAAGCATCCATTAATCCGAGCTTATTACA ATACTGGTCGAGAGAAGGTCATTTGTACAAGGAAAATGTCAGCGTCTtcaatatttcaaaaagcaattcTATGCAGAGATAGTGATGGTTTGAAACCTCGCCTCATAAAATATCCTGTTGAGTCAACAAACCCATCCGTTCGTGGTATTTGGAGTCCATTTTCCGATCAAGCAAAGCCCCATGAAATTTATAAGAAAAAGTCCCCTTAG
- the ctu2 gene encoding cytosolic thiouridylase subunit Ctu2, which yields MQNTALDNSADSKCSKCDNKATVLTKSDAVCDSCFVRRIENKIRRQFELVRPNLQGRKSKRAMLAISGGISSMAMLETANYLSKYRDDNYRPMFDELLAVHFQWGTDSAVAKTIEESISKNYPKCPFKVIGEAELLNRTIATDSRGNIEINADNEKFNPEVISSLASRQDLLYRIRDKLLVSYARKANCDTIVFGDSGTTIAARVLELVAEGRGFAIPWYTSVCSKLPNCDTFLLRPLREVLSSDLKSYMNIKGLAFCDSLIEARPNTIHGVTESYFSSLNDTFPSLVSTVVKMSSKLHVPSTEAICTICNLPMQEDAETWLQKTTVEHPDSVEGIKNQNVCYGCSVSLKSLKGTLHIPDIEKEGI from the coding sequence atgcagAACACGGCTCTAGACAATTCAGCCGACTCAAAATGTTCCAAATGCGATAATAAGGCAACAGTTCTGACTAAATCAGATGCGGTCTGCGATTCATGCTTTGTCAGAAGAATTGAGAACAAAATTCGTCGGCAATTTGAGCTTGTACGACCCAATTTACAAGGACGCAAATCTAAAAGAGCAATGCTGGCTATTTCCGGTGGTATATCTTCAATGGCAATGCTTGAAACAGCCAattatttatcaaaatatcGAGATGATAATTACCGGCCTATGTTTGATGAATTGCTTGCAGTTCATTTTCAGTGGGGAACGGATTCAGCTGTTGCAAAAACGATTGAGGAAagtatttccaaaaattatcCTAAATGTCCATTCAAAGTTATTGGTGAAGCTGAGTTATTGAACCGTACCATTGCTACAGACTCACGAGGAAATATAGAAATAAACGCAGATAATGAGAAATTTAATCCAGAAGTCATTAGTTCGTTAGCCTCGCGTCAAGATTTACTTTACCGAATTCGGGATAAGCTTTTAGTATCCTATGCCCGGAAGGCAAATTGTGATACCATTGTTTTTGGTGATAGCGGTACTACAATTGCTGCAAGAGTTCTTGAACTTGTGGCAGAGGGTCGAGGTTTTGCGATACCATGGTACACTTCTGTCTGCTCTAAGCTTCCAAATTGCGATACTTTCCTACTACGTCCCCTACGTGAAGTTTTGTCTTCAGACCTCAAGTCGTATATGAACATTAAGGGATTAGCTTTCTGCGATAGCTTAATTGAAGCACGTCCTAATACTATTCATGGCGTTACAGAATCATATTTCTCATCGCTGAATGATACATTCCCAAGTCTGGTTAGCACCGTTGTCAAAATGAGCTCAAAATTGCATGTGCCTTCTACAGAAGCCATATGTACCATCTGTAATCTACCAATGCAAGAAGATGCTGAGACTTGGTTACAAAAAACTACGGTTGAACATCCGGATTCCGTTGAAGGTATTAAGAATCAAAATGTTTGCTATGGCTGTTctgtttctttaaaaagcttAAAAGGGACGTTGCATATTCCtgatattgaaaaagaagggATTTGA
- the smd3 gene encoding Sm snRNP core protein Smd3, whose protein sequence is MSLCIKLLHETQGHIVTMELENGSTYRGKLIEAEDNMNCQMRDISVTARDGRVSHLDQVYIRGSHIRFLIVPDMLRNAPMFKVGPGRSVPLPTRGRR, encoded by the exons ATGTCTCTGTGTATTAAGTTGCTTCATGAGACCCAAG GCCATATCGTTACGATGGAGTTGGAAAATGGGTCTACGTATCGTGGAAAGTTAATTGAAG CGGAAGATAATATGAATTGTCAAATGAGAGATATCAGTGTAACTGCTCGAGATGGTCGTGTTTCTCATTTGGATCAAGTTTACATTCGTGGTTCACACATTCGTTTTCTCATCGTTCCTGATATGCTTAG GAATGCTCCTATGTTCAAAGTTGGCCCTGGCAGAAGTGTTCCTTTACCTACACGTGGACGACGATAA
- the phs1 gene encoding phosphoprotein phosphatase Phs1: MSKILKIQYLKLYNVISCFLWMSVLLRTGLIWGITKDTAVVFHETNTLVRWVQTLAIAEVFHSIFGLVSSSPLTTIIQVASRLYLVWGVCYPFSYVIEGSPIYLSMIIAWSITEIIRYAFYAFNLNGDIPAFLTWLRYNTFLILYPIGAGSEFLLVLKSRIAAQYVWSLNKLLWPILMSIYPPGLYIMYTHMLAQRRKISKRAAARRT; this comes from the exons ATGTCGAAAATTT taaaaatacaatatttaaaactATACAATGTTATCTCCTGCTTTCTTTGGATGAGCGTTTTGCTTCGTACAGGATTGATATGGGGAATAACCAAAGATACAGCCGTAGTTTTTCATGAAACAAATACTTTAGTTCGCTGGGTACAAACTCTGGCAATAGCTGAAGTATTCCACAGTATATTTGGACTAGTATCTTCTTCTCCTTTAACAACAATCATTCAAGTTGCATCTCGACTTTACCTTGTTTGGGGTGTGTGCTATCCATTTTCATATGTTATTGAGGGATCTCCTATATACTTAAGTATGATCATCGCTTGGTCCATTACCGAAATAATTCGTTATGCATTTTATGCATTCAACCTGAACGGCGACATCCCTGCTTTCTTAACATGGCTTCGCTATAATACCTTCCTAATCCTCTATCCCATCGGTGCTGGAAGTGAATTTCTTTTAGTATTGAAAAGTAGGATTGCTGCTCAGTACGTCTGGAGTTTGAACAAGCTGCTTTGGCCCATCTTGATGTCTATTTATCCACCTG GTCTTTACATTATGTATACACATATGCTTGCTCAACGTCGAAAGATTTCCAAGCGGGCTGCTGCCAGAAGAacctaa
- the pfa3 gene encoding palmitoyltransferase Pfa3, which translates to MNLIHKVSTICQCVLVILAKYCMQIIALSLMSGVQWLAWGIYKINKNRVGIIILFLYIMIVTCYVLTNLTPPGSPSETSFDPNSTRQYMTLQNGKSRFCEKCQEYKCDRSHHCSQCNKCILRMDHHCMWFKNCVGFRNHKFFFLECFYLNLYSICVLYSTFVAITKTFTAEGANISAIYLVFWGFLFAFAVGMSIVMTAFTFYHTSLLIHNLSTLESMSSSWSRYTHSTQPFNVGWYENWCQIMGKSPFLWLLPFPNSIGEGVEYPLNANALPYLPQTEEKNDKLYKSSVPASIAGAEGWSSDEEQYAMKNRRWNPHMGQYEWIEDFLV; encoded by the exons ATGAATCTGATTCATAAAGTATCAACTATATGTCAATGTGTCTTGGTAATTCTTGCAAAGTATTGTATGCAAATAATTGCGCTTTCGTTGATGAGTGGTGTTCAATGGCTTGCTTGGGgaatttacaaaatcaataaaaatcGTGTAGGGATCatcattttgtttttgtacATTATGATCGTAACATGTTATGTCCTTACTAATCTTACACCACCAGGCTCTCCATCG GAGACCTCGTTTGATCCGAATTCTACTAGGCAATATATGACATTACAGAATGGAAAATCTCGATTTTGCGAAAAATGTCAAGAATACAAATGCGATCGATCTCATCATTGCTCGCAATGTAATAAGTGCATTCTTCGAATGGACCATCATTGCATGtggtttaaaaattgtgtTGGATTCCGTAACCACAAGTTTTTCTTCCTGGAGTGCTTCTACTTAAATCTCTACTCCATCTGCGTTCTTTATTCAACTTTTGTTGCCATCACCAAAACTTTCACAGCCGAAGGAGCGAATATTAGtgctatttatttagtGTTCTGGGGCTTTCTGTTTGCTTTTGCTGTTGGAATGAGCATTGTTATGACTGcctttactttttatcaTACATCATTGCTCATTCATAATTTAAGCACTTTGGAATCCATGAGCTCTTCATGGAGTCGATATACGCATTCCACTCAACCGTTCAATGTCGGCTGGTACGAAAATTGGTGCCAGATTATGGGGAAATCCCCATTTCTTTGGTTACTTCCTTTTCCCAATTCTATTGGGGAAGGTGTTGAGTATCCATTAAATGCAAATGCTCTCCCTTATTTACCCCAAACAGAAGAGAAGAATGACAAACTCTACAAGAGCTCGGTTCCTGCTAGCATTGCTGGAGCTGAAGGTTGGAGTAGCGATGAAGAGCAATATGCTATGAAAAATCGCCGTTGGAATCCTCATATGGGGCAATATGAGTGGATTGAAGACTTCTTGGTATAA